Proteins encoded within one genomic window of Brenneria nigrifluens DSM 30175 = ATCC 13028:
- the glmU gene encoding bifunctional UDP-N-acetylglucosamine diphosphorylase/glucosamine-1-phosphate N-acetyltransferase GlmU: protein MSNSAMSVVILAAGKGTRMYSDLPKVLHPLAGKPMVQHVIDAAMTVGAQHVHLVYGHGGDLLRSELSDQALNWVLQAEQLGTGHAMQQAAPYFSADEDILMLYGDVPLISPPTLRRLLKSKPRGGIGLLTVKLDDPAGYGRIVRENGAIVGIVEHKDASKEQRRINEINTGILVANGKDLQRWLSQLNNDNAQGEYYITDIIAMAAAESRSVVAVHPERLSEVEGVNNRLQLAALERVYQRQQADNLLLAGVMLLDPERFDLRGELLHGRDVAIDANVVVEGRVTLGHRVKIGVGCVIKNSVIGDDCEISPYSVLEDAVLEAQCTIGPFARLRPGAELAQGAHVGNFVEMKKARLGKGSKAGHLSYLGDADIGAGVNIGAGTITCNYDGANKHKTVIGDDVFVGSDSQLVAPVTVAAGATIAAGTTVMKDVNGADLVYNRKEQNHKAGWRRPLKKK, encoded by the coding sequence ATGTCGAATAGCGCTATGAGTGTGGTTATCCTTGCTGCCGGTAAGGGAACCCGCATGTACTCCGATCTTCCTAAAGTTTTGCACCCGCTGGCGGGTAAACCGATGGTTCAGCATGTGATTGACGCCGCCATGACCGTCGGCGCGCAGCATGTTCATCTGGTTTACGGCCACGGGGGCGACTTATTGCGAAGCGAACTGTCCGATCAGGCGTTGAACTGGGTGCTACAGGCGGAGCAGTTGGGAACCGGGCACGCCATGCAACAGGCGGCGCCCTATTTTAGCGCTGATGAAGATATTCTGATGCTGTACGGCGATGTGCCGCTGATCTCTCCGCCAACGCTGCGGCGCCTGCTGAAGTCGAAGCCGCGGGGCGGCATCGGCCTGCTTACCGTGAAGCTGGACGATCCCGCCGGCTACGGGCGCATCGTGCGTGAAAACGGCGCGATCGTCGGGATCGTCGAACATAAAGACGCCAGCAAGGAACAGCGGCGGATTAATGAAATCAATACCGGCATTCTGGTCGCCAACGGTAAAGATTTGCAGCGTTGGTTAAGCCAATTGAATAACGATAACGCCCAGGGCGAGTACTACATCACCGATATCATCGCCATGGCGGCGGCGGAAAGCCGCAGCGTCGTCGCGGTGCATCCCGAGCGCCTGAGCGAGGTGGAAGGGGTGAATAACCGCCTGCAGCTTGCGGCGCTGGAGCGGGTTTATCAACGCCAGCAGGCGGATAACCTGTTGCTGGCCGGCGTGATGCTGCTCGATCCCGAACGCTTTGATCTGCGTGGGGAACTGCTGCACGGCCGGGATGTTGCCATTGATGCCAACGTGGTGGTGGAAGGCCGGGTTACGCTGGGCCATCGGGTTAAAATCGGCGTGGGCTGCGTGATAAAAAACAGCGTGATTGGTGATGATTGTGAAATCAGTCCATACTCGGTGTTGGAAGACGCGGTGCTCGAAGCGCAATGCACCATCGGGCCGTTCGCTCGTTTGCGCCCCGGCGCTGAGCTGGCGCAAGGCGCGCACGTCGGCAACTTTGTCGAGATGAAAAAAGCCCGTCTCGGTAAAGGCTCGAAAGCCGGTCATCTGAGCTACCTGGGCGATGCCGATATCGGCGCCGGCGTCAATATCGGGGCGGGAACCATCACCTGTAACTATGACGGCGCCAATAAGCATAAAACGGTTATTGGCGATGACGTGTTTGTCGGTTCGGATAGCCAACTGGTGGCGCCGGTCACGGTGGCCGCGGGCGCCACTATCGCCGCGGGCACCACGGTGATGAAAGACGTCAATGGCGCGGATCTGGTCTATAACCGCAAAGAGCAGAACCATAAAGCGGGTTGGCGGCGTCCGCTGAAGAAGAAATAA
- the glmS gene encoding glutamine--fructose-6-phosphate transaminase (isomerizing), whose product MCGIVGAVAQRDIAEILLEGLRRLEYRGYDSAGLAVVDNEGQVARLRRLGKVQILAQAAEEHALRGGTGIAHTRWATHGEPSEENAHPHVSENIIIVHNGIIENHEPLRELMIERGYRFVSETDTEVVAHLVHFEQKQGGSLVEVVKRVIPQLRGAYGMVVLDSRDPSVLVAARSGSPLVIGRGMGENFIASDQLALLPVTRRFIFLEEGDVAEITRRDVRVFDKAGNLAEREEIESKVNYDAGDKGAYRHYMQKEIYEQPVAIKNTLEGRFSHGEVNLSELGTQANELLAKVEHVQIIACGTSYNSGMVSRYWFEALAGVPCDVEIASEFRYRQPAVRKNSLMITLSQSGETADTLAALRLSKDLGYLGSLAICNVAGSSLVRESDLALMTKAGVEIGVASTKAFTTQLTVLLMLVARIGRLRGMDAQIEHNIVRGLQALPARIEQMLSQDSLIESLAEGFSDKHHALFLGRGDQYPIAMEGALKLKEISYIHAEAYAAGELKHGPLALIDADMPVVVVAPNNELLEKLKSNIEEVRARGGELYVFADQDAGFTSSENMKIIPLPHIEEVIAPIFYTVPLQLLAYHVALIKGTDVDQPRNLAKSVTVE is encoded by the coding sequence ATGTGTGGAATTGTAGGCGCTGTTGCGCAACGTGATATTGCAGAAATTTTGTTGGAAGGTTTACGTCGTCTTGAATACCGTGGTTACGACTCCGCCGGTCTGGCCGTGGTTGACAATGAAGGGCAGGTCGCCCGTCTGCGGCGTTTGGGAAAGGTTCAGATTCTGGCCCAGGCGGCCGAAGAGCATGCGCTGCGTGGCGGCACCGGGATTGCCCATACCCGGTGGGCAACCCACGGCGAGCCTTCGGAGGAAAATGCGCATCCGCACGTTTCTGAAAATATTATCATCGTCCATAACGGCATTATCGAAAACCATGAACCGCTGCGCGAGTTGATGATTGAACGCGGTTATCGTTTCGTTTCGGAAACGGATACCGAAGTGGTGGCGCATCTGGTTCATTTCGAACAGAAGCAGGGCGGTTCGCTGGTTGAGGTGGTCAAGCGCGTTATCCCGCAGCTGCGCGGCGCCTATGGCATGGTGGTGCTGGATAGCCGCGACCCGAGCGTACTGGTGGCCGCGCGCTCAGGTAGCCCGCTGGTTATCGGCCGCGGCATGGGGGAAAACTTTATTGCTTCCGACCAGCTGGCGCTGCTGCCGGTTACTCGCCGCTTTATCTTCCTGGAAGAGGGCGATGTCGCTGAAATTACGCGTCGCGACGTGCGCGTGTTTGATAAAGCCGGCAACCTTGCCGAACGTGAAGAGATCGAGTCGAAAGTCAATTACGATGCCGGCGACAAGGGCGCCTATCGCCACTATATGCAGAAAGAGATCTATGAGCAGCCGGTGGCGATCAAGAACACCCTCGAAGGGCGTTTCAGCCACGGCGAGGTCAATCTCTCTGAATTAGGTACGCAGGCGAATGAGTTGTTGGCGAAGGTCGAGCATGTGCAAATCATCGCCTGCGGCACCTCTTACAACTCCGGCATGGTGTCTCGTTACTGGTTTGAAGCGCTGGCGGGCGTGCCGTGCGACGTGGAGATCGCCTCCGAATTCCGCTATCGCCAACCGGCGGTGCGTAAAAACAGCCTGATGATTACCCTGTCGCAGTCGGGAGAAACCGCGGACACCCTGGCGGCGCTGCGTTTGTCCAAGGATCTGGGCTATCTGGGATCGCTGGCTATTTGCAACGTGGCGGGTTCTTCGCTGGTGCGCGAGTCCGATCTGGCGCTGATGACCAAAGCGGGCGTTGAAATCGGCGTGGCTTCCACCAAGGCGTTCACCACCCAGTTGACCGTACTGTTGATGCTGGTGGCGCGTATCGGCCGCCTGCGGGGTATGGATGCGCAGATTGAACATAATATTGTGCGCGGTTTGCAGGCGCTGCCGGCGCGTATCGAACAAATGCTGTCGCAGGACAGCCTTATCGAGTCGCTGGCGGAAGGTTTTTCCGATAAGCATCACGCCTTGTTTCTGGGGCGTGGCGATCAGTATCCCATCGCCATGGAAGGGGCGCTGAAGCTGAAGGAAATCTCCTATATTCACGCCGAAGCCTACGCCGCCGGTGAACTGAAACACGGGCCGCTGGCGCTGATTGATGCGGATATGCCGGTGGTGGTGGTGGCGCCCAATAATGAACTGCTGGAAAAACTGAAATCCAATATTGAAGAGGTGCGCGCCCGCGGCGGCGAGCTGTATGTCTTCGCCGACCAGGATGCCGGTTTCACCAGCAGCGAAAATATGAAAATTATTCCGTTGCCGCACATTGAAGAGGTGATTGCGCCGATTTTCTATACCGTGCCGCTGCAATTGCTGGCTTACCACGTTGCGCTGATTAAAGGCACCGACGTCGATCAGCCGCGTAATCTGGCCAAGTCGGTCACGGTGGAATAA
- a CDS encoding methyltransferase, which yields MSYGYDKDNVSALDAITEAQRIAFAPMLFQAAINLRNHGILAFLDKCGHQGASLDDIVNITTLSRYAVELLLDVGLSGRIVIQRDEDYFLSKIGHYLLHDRMTRVNMDFTQDVCYQGMFYLDEALAKNKPAGLKVFGEWPTIYPALSQLPPQAKKSWFAFDHFYSDAAFDAALPHIFRQKPRHLYDVGGNTGKWALRCCDYDPDVRITILDLPEQIALATSNIADTGKSDRICGVAVDMLADGPLPGEADIWWMSQFLDCFGEAQIVAILRKIARSMKADARVCILEIFWDRQQWEAGAFSLNASSLYFTCLANGTSRFYAARRFLPLLSAAGFVVEQQIDGLGIGHTLLICKKQ from the coding sequence GTGTCCTACGGATATGACAAAGATAATGTCAGCGCGCTGGACGCCATTACCGAAGCTCAGCGTATTGCTTTCGCGCCGATGCTGTTTCAGGCGGCTATCAACCTGCGTAATCACGGTATTCTGGCGTTTCTGGATAAGTGCGGCCATCAGGGGGCAAGCCTGGATGATATCGTCAATATCACTACGCTAAGCCGCTATGCGGTTGAACTGCTGCTGGACGTCGGCCTTAGCGGACGCATTGTCATTCAGCGCGATGAAGACTATTTTTTGTCCAAAATCGGCCACTACCTGCTTCACGATCGCATGACCCGCGTCAATATGGACTTCACCCAGGACGTTTGTTACCAGGGGATGTTTTATCTTGATGAAGCACTGGCGAAAAATAAGCCCGCGGGATTAAAGGTTTTCGGCGAGTGGCCGACTATTTATCCAGCTTTGAGTCAGCTGCCGCCGCAGGCGAAAAAGAGCTGGTTCGCTTTTGATCATTTTTACTCCGATGCCGCGTTCGATGCCGCCTTGCCGCATATTTTTCGGCAAAAGCCGCGGCACCTGTACGACGTGGGGGGAAATACCGGTAAGTGGGCGCTACGCTGTTGCGACTACGATCCCGACGTGCGGATTACCATTCTTGATCTGCCTGAGCAGATAGCGCTGGCGACGTCAAATATTGCAGATACAGGTAAATCCGATCGTATTTGCGGCGTGGCGGTGGATATGCTTGCGGATGGTCCGTTGCCGGGCGAGGCGGATATTTGGTGGATGAGCCAGTTTCTCGACTGTTTTGGCGAAGCGCAAATCGTCGCCATTCTGCGCAAAATCGCGCGGTCGATGAAAGCGGACGCGCGCGTCTGTATTCTGGAGATTTTCTGGGATCGCCAGCAGTGGGAGGCCGGGGCTTTCAGCCTGAACGCCTCGTCGCTCTATTTTACCTGTCTTGCCAACGGCACCAGCCGTTTTTATGCGGCGCGGCGCTTTTTGCCGCTGTTGAGCGCCGCGGGATTTGTCGTCGAGCAGCAGATTGACGGCCTGGGTATCGGCCACACCCTGCTTATCTGTAAAAAGCAATAA
- a CDS encoding beta-ketoacyl synthase chain length factor, with translation MKLAFSILDWQAGAPGLGDINDWRRWAMLPAAIDADRPLEKCRQLPMMTARRLNSGSRLAVDCGLALLRRQSVEAVVFTSRHGELERNLRILLALSRNENISPTDFAMSVHNAAAGSLTIAAAAPLVSTSLAAGIDSFQQGLVEAGALQAAGYQNVLLVDFDGAIPDFYHSHIAPWMPRYPYAVALLLGRGDEVNCQSSPAARREEPELPQSLQFLHAFLARKSAFNIRGERLNWQWERRDV, from the coding sequence ATGAAACTCGCTTTTTCAATCCTTGACTGGCAGGCCGGCGCGCCGGGGCTTGGCGATATCAACGACTGGCGGCGCTGGGCGATGCTGCCGGCGGCGATAGACGCCGACCGGCCGCTGGAAAAATGTCGCCAGTTGCCGATGATGACGGCGCGCCGGTTAAACAGCGGCAGCCGTTTGGCGGTGGATTGCGGATTGGCGCTGCTGCGCCGTCAGTCCGTCGAGGCGGTTGTTTTTACCTCGCGTCACGGCGAGCTGGAACGTAATCTGCGCATTCTGCTGGCGTTGTCGCGCAATGAAAATATTTCCCCGACCGATTTTGCCATGTCGGTTCACAATGCGGCGGCAGGAAGCCTGACCATTGCCGCTGCGGCGCCTCTGGTATCGACATCGCTGGCGGCCGGCATCGACTCTTTCCAGCAGGGATTGGTTGAAGCTGGGGCGCTGCAGGCGGCCGGTTATCAGAACGTTCTGCTGGTGGATTTCGACGGCGCGATCCCCGACTTTTATCATTCGCATATCGCGCCGTGGATGCCTCGCTATCCTTATGCCGTTGCCCTGCTGTTGGGTCGTGGCGATGAGGTCAACTGTCAATCGTCGCCCGCGGCGCGGCGTGAAGAGCCGGAACTACCACAAAGCCTGCAGTTTTTGCATGCGTTTCTGGCGCGCAAGTCCGCGTTCAATATCCGCGGTGAACGTCTCAACTGGCAGTGGGAGCGGCGCGATGTCTGA
- a CDS encoding lysophospholipid acyltransferase family protein, which produces MSESSLVLRSSSRLNRLWRLMMTGCCFVMFGLGGLLLSLVWFNLLLIQRDALRRRQLARRSISASFRFFLRILRTLGILDYRIDGIETLQTDRGCLVVANHPSLIDYVLLASVMPDVDCLVKAELQHNLFIRGVIRSANYLLNSQSETLLPDCRQRLDNGDVIVIFPEGTRTRYGEPPVLQRGAANIAVRCGCDLRIVHIRCSQRMLDKQSRWYHIPPEKPYFTVSVRERIGNKTFMAPEDPHPLAARRLNRLLQQSLTPEKI; this is translated from the coding sequence ATGTCTGAGTCCTCATTGGTATTACGTTCATCGTCACGTTTAAATCGTTTATGGCGGCTAATGATGACCGGCTGCTGCTTTGTGATGTTTGGTCTCGGCGGTTTATTGCTGTCGCTGGTGTGGTTCAATCTGCTGCTGATTCAGCGCGACGCCCTTCGCCGCCGTCAGTTGGCGCGCCGCAGCATATCGGCCAGTTTTCGCTTCTTTTTGCGCATCTTGCGTACGCTGGGGATACTGGATTACCGAATCGACGGAATTGAAACCTTGCAAACCGATCGCGGCTGTCTGGTGGTCGCCAACCACCCGTCGTTAATTGACTATGTGTTGCTGGCCTCGGTGATGCCGGATGTGGATTGCCTGGTTAAAGCCGAGTTGCAGCATAATCTCTTTATTCGGGGCGTTATCCGCTCGGCGAATTACCTGCTCAACAGCCAGTCCGAGACGCTGCTGCCCGATTGCCGGCAAAGGCTGGACAACGGGGATGTGATCGTTATTTTCCCCGAAGGCACGCGCACGCGTTACGGCGAGCCGCCGGTGTTGCAGCGCGGCGCCGCCAATATCGCCGTGCGCTGCGGCTGTGATTTGCGCATCGTACACATTCGCTGTAGCCAGAGGATGTTGGACAAGCAAAGTCGTTGGTATCATATTCCGCCGGAGAAACCCTATTTCACGGTCAGCGTGCGCGAACGCATCGGCAATAAGACTTTTATGGCGCCGGAAGACCCGCATCCTCTGGCTGCGCGTCGTCTTAATCGCCTTTTGCAACAATCTTTAACACCAGAAAAAATATAA
- a CDS encoding phosphopantetheine-binding protein, translating to MENIFIEIKQMIIESLNLEDVSVDEIETDAPLFGDGLGLDSIDALELGLAVKNRYGVVLSAESEEMRRHFFSVATLAAFINTQRAVGA from the coding sequence ATGGAAAATATATTTATTGAAATCAAACAGATGATTATTGAATCTCTGAATCTTGAAGACGTTAGCGTCGATGAAATTGAAACCGATGCGCCGCTGTTCGGCGATGGTCTCGGTCTGGATTCCATCGATGCCCTTGAGCTGGGGCTGGCGGTAAAAAATCGCTATGGCGTGGTGCTTTCCGCGGAAAGCGAAGAGATGCGCCGGCACTTTTTTTCCGTTGCGACCCTGGCCGCTTTCATTAACACTCAGCGCGCAGTGGGTGCCTGA
- a CDS encoding acyl carrier protein → MMDKNEIYQEITGLLVKLFELEADDIKPESRLYEDLELDSIDAVDMVVHLQKRIGRKISPETFKSVRTVQDVADAVERLINEG, encoded by the coding sequence ATGATGGATAAAAATGAAATTTATCAGGAAATTACCGGCTTGCTGGTCAAACTGTTCGAACTGGAGGCGGATGACATCAAGCCGGAGTCGCGCCTGTATGAAGATCTTGAACTGGACAGTATCGACGCGGTGGATATGGTGGTGCATCTGCAAAAGCGTATCGGCCGCAAAATTTCGCCGGAAACCTTTAAATCGGTGCGTACCGTACAGGACGTGGCGGATGCGGTGGAACGCCTGATTAATGAAGGCTGA
- a CDS encoding AMP-binding protein, protein MSRVTPRAIGGWLNGDDDAQRIVAGNGARAFTLEMLKRQVAQLCQQLLGRKESRWALCFEDSYHFTIGLLAVLHAGKVPVIPGHCRQSVLQEQADEFDGLLTDASINLSCPLFKVTAGDQGSDAALPEIADDARIVLFTSGSTGKPRQVVKPVRCLDEESRWLAQCWGERLQGCCVVASVTHQHMYGLTFRIWLPMALGLSFDSRQLLYTEQLTAQDRQRRYVFISSPAFLRRIDRSLAPPSCRLIVSAGGALPWTNAEAAQRWFATPVDEIYGSTETGVLAWRSRQAENTPWRLFAGVSLSPDEQDNWWARSALIPHPAGQKLDDRLAFDDAGNFQLCGRHDRVVKIEDKRISLSEIERRLLDLPEIADAVALPIARSERCGIGVVLVLTSPALAADLPQLKRQWRHQLHQWLEPLAMPRFWRVVEVIPHNSQSKRAWPQIQALFHATR, encoded by the coding sequence ATGAGCCGCGTTACCCCCCGGGCTATCGGCGGCTGGCTGAACGGCGATGACGATGCGCAGCGCATTGTCGCCGGCAATGGCGCGCGCGCCTTCACGCTGGAGATGTTGAAACGGCAGGTGGCGCAACTGTGCCAGCAGCTGCTTGGCCGCAAAGAGTCGCGCTGGGCGCTGTGCTTTGAGGACAGTTACCATTTTACCATCGGGTTACTGGCGGTGCTGCATGCGGGAAAGGTTCCGGTTATTCCCGGACACTGCCGGCAGTCGGTGCTGCAGGAGCAGGCCGACGAATTCGACGGCCTGCTGACCGATGCCTCAATCAATCTGTCCTGCCCCCTATTTAAGGTAACCGCCGGCGATCAAGGCAGCGACGCCGCCCTGCCTGAGATCGCGGATGACGCCCGCATTGTGCTTTTTACCTCCGGATCGACCGGCAAACCGCGGCAGGTGGTGAAACCGGTGCGCTGTCTGGATGAGGAGTCGCGCTGGCTGGCGCAATGCTGGGGGGAGCGATTGCAAGGCTGTTGCGTTGTCGCCTCGGTGACCCACCAGCATATGTATGGACTCACTTTTCGCATCTGGTTGCCGATGGCGCTGGGACTGAGTTTTGACAGCCGTCAACTGCTGTATACCGAACAGCTAACCGCCCAGGACCGGCAGCGGCGCTATGTTTTTATCAGCAGCCCGGCTTTTTTGCGGCGTATCGACCGTTCGCTCGCCCCGCCCTCCTGTCGGTTGATCGTTTCCGCCGGCGGCGCCCTGCCCTGGACGAACGCCGAGGCGGCGCAGCGTTGGTTTGCCACCCCGGTTGATGAAATATACGGCAGCACGGAAACCGGCGTGCTGGCCTGGCGCTCCCGTCAGGCTGAAAACACGCCGTGGCGACTGTTCGCCGGCGTGTCGTTATCGCCTGACGAGCAGGATAACTGGTGGGCGCGCTCGGCGCTGATCCCGCATCCGGCGGGGCAGAAACTGGATGACCGGCTGGCGTTTGACGACGCGGGGAACTTTCAGCTCTGCGGGCGGCACGATCGGGTGGTAAAAATAGAAGATAAGCGCATCTCCCTCAGCGAGATCGAGCGGCGTTTGCTCGATCTGCCGGAAATCGCCGACGCCGTCGCGCTGCCGATCGCCCGCTCCGAGCGCTGCGGCATCGGCGTGGTGCTGGTGCTGACCTCGCCGGCGCTGGCCGCCGATCTGCCGCAGCTCAAGCGCCAATGGCGGCATCAGCTGCATCAATGGCTGGAGCCGCTGGCGATGCCGCGTTTCTGGCGCGTCGTCGAGGTTATTCCCCATAACAGCCAGAGCAAACGCGCCTGGCCGCAGATACAGGCGTTATTTCATGCTACCCGTTGA
- a CDS encoding hydroxymyristoyl-ACP dehydratase has product MLPVELSRQIAQPRAELTLLAAADLLWFKGHFNGLPLLPGVAQLDWALHYGVELLAPGWRFSAVENIKFQQPILPGNTLRLALTWHVGKQCLAFSYHIAGDETERTASSGKIKLCRD; this is encoded by the coding sequence ATGCTACCCGTTGAGCTTTCCCGGCAAATCGCGCAGCCGCGGGCCGAGCTTACCCTGCTGGCGGCGGCGGATCTGTTGTGGTTTAAAGGCCATTTTAACGGTCTGCCGTTACTACCCGGCGTGGCGCAGCTGGATTGGGCGCTGCATTACGGCGTTGAACTGCTGGCGCCGGGCTGGCGGTTTTCGGCGGTGGAAAACATTAAGTTCCAGCAGCCGATCCTGCCCGGCAACACTCTGCGCCTGGCGTTGACATGGCATGTCGGGAAGCAGTGTCTCGCTTTCAGCTACCATATTGCGGGGGATGAGACGGAGCGAACCGCCAGCAGCGGAAAAATAAAATTATGCCGGGATTAA
- a CDS encoding glycosyltransferase family 2 protein — MSVNGQFSPCVVIPCYNHGAMMRDVMARLAALSLPIFIVDDGSAAPTQRVLEQLAAENDGVVLLRLAQNGGKGAAVIRGLEAAAQAGYSHALQVDADGQHRIEDAPRLLAQAKRYPDHLISGRPVYDESVPKSRLYGRYITHIWVWIETLSLSLQDSMCGFRVYPVDAALSLIARHPVGRRMDFDTEIMVRLYWAGTPSRFVETAVIYPHNGLSHFDALRDNLRISRMHARLFFGMLPRIPALLKRRRQTHWSSVGERKGLLGMRFMLAVYRLLGRGAFTLFLWPVIAFYWLTGRAQRQASQAWLRQVTDYARRHEVVLPKPLNSYRHFLRFGQAMLDKIASWRGDLRWGKEIDFAPGARETIERGRQRGQLILASHLGDIEVCRALAQQVSGLAINALVFTENSQRFKRLLEEIAPQAGVNLIPVSDIGPDTAILLQQKLDAGEWVAIVGDRTAVNRQRGGTRRVVWSRFLGREAPFPQGPFVLAAALRCPVLLMFVLREGRTLSVYCEPFADPLALPRDARQQALQQAVDRYAERLAHYALKSPLDWFNFFDFWSLPDNRPAAGKKE, encoded by the coding sequence ATGTCAGTGAATGGCCAGTTCTCACCCTGCGTGGTGATCCCCTGCTATAACCACGGCGCCATGATGCGCGACGTCATGGCGCGTCTGGCGGCGCTTTCCCTGCCGATTTTCATCGTCGATGACGGCAGCGCCGCGCCGACGCAAAGGGTGCTGGAGCAGCTGGCGGCGGAAAACGACGGCGTCGTTCTGCTGCGTCTGGCGCAGAACGGCGGCAAAGGGGCAGCGGTAATCCGCGGCCTGGAGGCCGCGGCGCAGGCCGGGTATAGCCATGCGCTGCAGGTGGACGCCGACGGGCAGCACCGGATTGAGGACGCGCCTAGGCTGCTGGCGCAGGCGAAACGTTATCCCGACCATCTGATCTCCGGCCGGCCGGTTTACGATGAGTCGGTGCCGAAATCGCGCCTTTACGGGCGCTATATCACCCATATCTGGGTGTGGATTGAAACGCTCTCGCTTTCCCTACAGGACAGCATGTGCGGATTTCGGGTCTACCCGGTCGACGCCGCCCTGTCCCTGATCGCCCGGCATCCCGTGGGCCGACGGATGGATTTCGATACCGAAATCATGGTGCGGCTTTACTGGGCGGGAACGCCCAGCCGCTTCGTTGAGACGGCGGTGATCTATCCGCACAACGGGTTGTCTCATTTCGATGCGCTGCGCGACAATCTGCGTATCTCCCGCATGCACGCCCGGCTGTTTTTCGGCATGCTGCCGCGTATCCCCGCGCTGCTGAAGCGCCGCCGCCAGACGCACTGGTCGAGCGTCGGCGAGCGCAAGGGGTTGCTCGGCATGCGTTTTATGCTGGCGGTTTATCGGCTGCTGGGGCGCGGGGCGTTTACCCTGTTTCTCTGGCCGGTGATCGCCTTTTACTGGCTTACCGGCCGCGCGCAGCGCCAGGCGTCGCAGGCGTGGCTGCGACAGGTAACCGATTACGCGCGTCGGCATGAGGTGGTTTTGCCTAAACCGCTCAACAGCTATCGCCATTTTCTGCGTTTCGGTCAGGCGATGCTGGATAAAATCGCCAGCTGGCGCGGGGACTTACGCTGGGGTAAAGAGATTGATTTCGCCCCCGGCGCCCGCGAAACCATTGAACGGGGACGACAACGCGGGCAGTTGATCCTGGCGTCCCACCTTGGCGATATCGAAGTCTGCCGGGCGCTGGCGCAGCAGGTGAGCGGGCTGGCGATCAATGCGCTGGTGTTCACCGAAAACTCGCAGCGCTTTAAACGGCTGCTGGAAGAGATAGCGCCGCAGGCGGGGGTGAACCTTATCCCGGTCAGCGATATCGGCCCGGACACCGCCATATTGCTGCAACAAAAGCTGGATGCCGGCGAGTGGGTGGCTATCGTGGGCGACCGCACGGCGGTCAACCGCCAGCGCGGCGGGACGCGGCGCGTGGTGTGGAGCCGTTTTCTCGGCCGCGAGGCGCCTTTTCCCCAGGGGCCTTTCGTGCTGGCGGCGGCGTTGCGCTGCCCGGTACTGCTGATGTTCGTGCTGCGTGAAGGCCGGACGCTGAGCGTTTACTGCGAACCGTTTGCCGACCCCCTGGCGCTGCCGCGGGACGCCCGCCAGCAAGCCTTGCAGCAGGCGGTCGATCGCTACGCCGAACGCCTGGCGCACTATGCTCTCAAGTCTCCCCTCGACTGGTTTAATTTTTTTGATTTCTGGAGCCTGCCGGATAACAGGCCGGCCGCCGGGAAAAAGGAGTAA
- a CDS encoding acyl-CoA thioesterase — protein MLNDPRLSHEVELTVSFHDCDPMGVVWHGNYFRFFEVAREALLSKFNYGYREMKASGYVWPVVDTRVKYRAALTYEQRIRVRATVDEVENRLRIAYQIFDAQSGRRTTTGYTIQVAVEEGSRELSFVSPPILFERLGVTP, from the coding sequence GTGTTAAACGATCCCCGTTTAAGCCATGAGGTAGAACTGACGGTCTCTTTCCATGACTGCGATCCCATGGGCGTGGTCTGGCACGGCAACTATTTTCGCTTTTTCGAAGTGGCGCGCGAGGCGTTGCTCAGCAAGTTCAACTACGGCTACCGCGAGATGAAGGCTTCCGGCTATGTCTGGCCGGTGGTGGATACGCGGGTGAAGTACCGCGCGGCGCTGACCTATGAACAGCGTATTCGCGTACGGGCCACCGTCGACGAAGTGGAAAACCGTCTGCGCATCGCCTACCAGATTTTCGACGCGCAAAGCGGCCGGCGCACCACCACCGGCTATACGATTCAGGTGGCGGTGGAGGAAGGGAGCCGCGAGCTGAGTTTTGTTTCTCCCCCCATTTTGTTTGAGCGCCTCGGAGTGACGCCATGA